The nucleotide sequence AGACGACGGTGGTAGGGGTTCGCCGCGGTCCCTGCACGACGACCGTCGCCGTCAACCCCGCGTCGATCGGGCGCACCGTGTGCACAATCGAGGTGTCGCACGTGTACACATCTCCACTTTGGACGTGCGGTACGCCGCGGCGCCTGAGCCGGACCTCGCCGTCGGCGGCGAGGGCCGCCGGGTTCGCCGGGTCGCTGCCGTAGCGGTACCGCTGATACGGCCTGCCACCCTCGGTGGTCTCCGCGAAGTCGACCATGTGCATGCCTGTTCCCGTGAGCACGTAGGAAGCGAACTCCCAGCGATGGCTGTGCGGATTGGACTCGCCGCGCGAAGGTGTCTCACTGCGCGGCCACACGTGGAGGCGAATCCGGAACTCGGGATCGACGCTCGTGTGAAGAACGATCTTCGCGAAGCCGTTCGGGTGCCAGTACGAGCGTTTCGCGATCTCGGCGACCGCCGCTTGGTCGGCGATCAGCTCGCGCAGCCAGGCGGCGAGCTCGCGCCGAGCGGCGCGTACCTGCCCGGCCGCTGCTTCAAGCCGGCCAAGGCCGGGCCTGGAGTCGTTGTCGCGCAGGGTTTCCGCAATCAGGCGCCGGAAAGCGTGACCGGCCGTCCGGTCGGCGGCCACGACGAAAGAAAGGGTCGTGCTCATCGTGCGAGGTTTCTCTATTCTGCGACTGCGGACGGAAGGAACGGGGGTGCCGCGAAGGCCAGCGCCGCCGCGCGCAGGGCGGTGACGGCGTCGAGTGTCATCCAGATCGGGAGGTCACCACTCCCCCAGGCCCACAGCCCGAGGCCGGCTTCGTAGCGCTCCCAAAGAGAGCTGAGCGCGCGGCTCAGCCGGGCCCTCGGCACCTGGGGTGCCTCGGCCAGGGCCTGGACGACCCATGCAGAGGTGAAGTGCTTGATGTTGACCGGGACCTTCCCCTGGCCGCCGGGCTCGCGAAGCACGAGGTCTTCCATGATCCCGTCGTCCGGGTGGGTCCGTTCGATGAGCCACTGCGTGCCCACCTCGACGGCTTCCCGGACGTCGGCGCGATCCTGCCCGATTCGCAGGAGGTCCCGCAGGGCCACGACGGCCCGCGCAGTGTGCGCCGTCGTCGGTTCCGGGGCCACCAGGCCCGGTTCCTTCTTTTCGCCCCACAGCAGTACGCCGTGGACGTCGAGCCGGGCAGCGAGGAGATCGTCCGCGAGCCTGCGGGTCAGCGGGGCATCGGGTCCGAGCCGCACCGACGTGCGCAGCGCCGTGGCGAGCAGGAACGGCCGGGTCCGACTGTAGTCGTCGAGCGAATTCCTGAGGTGGGTCAGCCCCTCCTCGGCCGAGAGGATGGTGCT is from Amycolatopsis mediterranei and encodes:
- a CDS encoding helix-turn-helix transcriptional regulator, with the translated sequence MTIEQVGAELRRLRNAAKQTQAGVARVVGVSRPNLAQWEAGRHLPSVENARLLDDHFGAANALFHLVEAARSPGSAAVGARPASSSLLDVFRLAGRSLAGHLIRDDDGRPVGWRHNLQQHGEHTTLATAYGISAMVVVGEPYIDLHAVVERLYAKQSPYGWQGRSKGKRPEVTAAVVNALFQASTILSAEEGLTHLRNSLDDYSRTRPFLLATALRTSVRLGPDAPLTRRLADDLLAARLDVHGVLLWGEKKEPGLVAPEPTTAHTARAVVALRDLLRIGQDRADVREAVEVGTQWLIERTHPDDGIMEDLVLREPGGQGKVPVNIKHFTSAWVVQALAEAPQVPRARLSRALSSLWERYEAGLGLWAWGSGDLPIWMTLDAVTALRAAALAFAAPPFLPSAVAE